Genomic window (Sulfurovum riftiae):
TATCAGACCCTTCCCGAACAGACCAAACTCATTGCCAACGATATGATCCTCATGCCTATCGATCTTGCAAGGGAGGTTTTTGGCATGGGAGAGGATGAGGTGACAGATATTACCTTCAACGTACCCAACGATGCAGAGTGGGACAATATCATCGCCAAACTGCATCTTTTGTTCTATGATATACGTGTCGTGGAGAAGAGGGAGGTCAGAAAAGCCTATGAGAATCTTTACAACTATAAAGGCGGACTCTTTTTGATCCTCTATCTTATTACGGTCGTTACTTTTATGCTTATCCTCTATCAGAGATATTCCATGGTCTACTCAAGCGAAAGAAAAGAGATCGGTATTCTTCGTGCGGTAGGGTGGAGTATCAAAGATGTGCTGAAACTGAAATTCTATGAAACGGTCGTCGTGGTGCTCATAAGTTTTATACTGGGCGTTGTGCTGGCATACATCTATGTATTTATATGGAATGCACCGCTGCTCAGTCAGATATTCCTGGGCGGTGCCAATCTTCCCAATGAGGTGCAGTTCATACCGGTCATCAATTTCGGTATTCTGGGATCGATCTTCCTTTTCTATGCGGTTCCTTTTCTGGCGGCAGTACTTATTCCTGCATGGAAGATCGCAGTGACACCACCCAAAGAGGCTATGTTGTGATGATAGAGATAGAGAATGTAAGCAAGATCTTCAATGAAGGAGAGGAACAGGCTTTCAGTGCATTGAAGTCGGTGAGCTTGACGGTAGGAAAAGGGGAGACGATCATATTGAGCGGTGTGAGCGGCAGCGGGAAGTCCACACTGCTTTCACTCATTGCCGCGCTCGACAAGCCAAGCAGCGGCAAGATCATCGTGGGAGGCGAACTCATCTCCAAACTGCCTGACCTGCATGCTTCAGCCTATCGGGCAAAGCATATAGGGGTCGTTTTTCAGCATTTCAATCTTCTTGAGGACCTGAGTGTCGAAGAGAATGTGATCGTTCCGCTCATCCATTCCGGACTGCCTCTTGCAACTATTCAGAAGATGGCGCAAAAAAGTATGCAAAGTGCGGCCATAGAACATAAAGCCACACAGTCGGTCAACAGACTCTCCGGTGGGGAGAAACAGCGCTGTGCCATTGCCAGAGCGTTGGTACATGACCCTGAACTCATACTTTGTGACGAACCTACTGCAAACCTTGACAGGGCGAACTCACTCAAGTTCATCGAAATGCTTGAGATGCTTCATGGTATGGGAAAGACCATGATAGTAGCCACACACGATCCTCTGTTCGAAGCGCTCTCTTTTGTCAGCAGGGTCGTACATATGGAAGATGGGAAAATAGTAGACAATGTCCGGTAATAATGTAGGGTGGGCCATGCCCACCATTTTAACAACTTCCTTACAAATACAGTTGTGCAGGAAGGCTCCAGGGAACTCTCATGAATGAAATACTGTTAAGTAATGAGGTCATTGTTTACCTGCTCTCCGAAACAGTACTGTATATTTTACTTTTCATCGCTTTTCTCGCTACAATAGGTTTGTTGAGACGATGGAATTTT
Coding sequences:
- a CDS encoding ABC transporter permease, with product MRNSSFIHFLTLLLFKQKGKHLGAVLISVIIIFLLSSVLFISASLQHTLLSTLDEQPDFTVSRIEAGRAVNTPTEWIDRIIEINGVTKVSGRVYGRYYFAPREKSFLIVGIDFFDEQNSEALQKLVDGLDLRTFLSAPNMIVGEGVKKYLNAHYYKEAFSFKTPQGSFKKVHIYQTLPEQTKLIANDMILMPIDLAREVFGMGEDEVTDITFNVPNDAEWDNIIAKLHLLFYDIRVVEKREVRKAYENLYNYKGGLFLILYLITVVTFMLILYQRYSMVYSSERKEIGILRAVGWSIKDVLKLKFYETVVVVLISFILGVVLAYIYVFIWNAPLLSQIFLGGANLPNEVQFIPVINFGILGSIFLFYAVPFLAAVLIPAWKIAVTPPKEAML
- a CDS encoding ABC transporter ATP-binding protein — protein: MEDRSDTTQRGYVVMIEIENVSKIFNEGEEQAFSALKSVSLTVGKGETIILSGVSGSGKSTLLSLIAALDKPSSGKIIVGGELISKLPDLHASAYRAKHIGVVFQHFNLLEDLSVEENVIVPLIHSGLPLATIQKMAQKSMQSAAIEHKATQSVNRLSGGEKQRCAIARALVHDPELILCDEPTANLDRANSLKFIEMLEMLHGMGKTMIVATHDPLFEALSFVSRVVHMEDGKIVDNVR